Genomic DNA from Dehalogenimonas lykanthroporepellens BL-DC-9:
GTGATCTGTCTGAGGCCTGGTTTTTATGCCTGAGAGAAGTCCTGGCCTACGGCTATGAATATACCATTGACCGCGGAAGCTATGCAGGTCAACAACGCCGCGAGCTCGATATGATAACACTTCAGATACAGAATCCTGGCAACCGACCTATTATTCCCGATGTCCCGCCGGGAGTGCCTCCGCCTACAACGATGGGATATCTTGACCATTACTTGCCATATCTAATGACGGCCCAGCGGGCCGAAGGTGAGCAATATACTTATGGTCAATACCTGGAATCACAAATTGCTGAAGTGATTCGCATGTATCGTGAAGAAGGATTCAATACCAATCAGGCTTTCATGACGGTGGGTAACCCCGAAGCGATATCGTTGGCAGACCCTCCCTGCCTGCGCAGTGTGGATACCCGTGTCAGGTATGGCAAACTGCATTTCGTCGTCTATTTTCGCTCCTGGGACCTCTGGGCTGGCTTCCCATCCAACCTGGCCGCGCTTCAGTTGTTAAAAGAGTATATGGCCGGAGAAATCGGAGTTGAAGACGGCCAAATTATCGCCATCAGCAAGGGTTTGCATCTTTACGACTATTCTTGGGAAATAGCCCGAACCGCGTGCGGCCTGGATTGAACAGATTTGCTTCGGGACTCTGATTTTTGCTATGCTTTACAGGCTAATTTTCCGGGCCGCTAGCTCAACTGGCAGAGCAGCTGACTCTTAATCAGCTGGTTAGAGGTTCGAGTCCTCTGCGGCTCACCAGTAACCCTTCACCTTGGTTTTTCGTTAATTTTAGGCTTTACCTTTCGGCCTCTCAGTTTGGAGTTTTTGTGTGGTAGCCCGGCGCTAGAAACGATACCGCCGGACTGCCTTCCGGAGAAAGAGGGGCTTGTGATTATCCTCTTTTGCCGCTCCTTTCTTTCAATTGACTTTTCTACATATATTTTGTCGCCTGTAAAAGGATCCCGTTCGGTGTGGTACATGACCGCCGACCAGGTGGAAGGTGCCGGCAGAAATACCTGAACTTGTTCAGGTCTCAAATGCAGGTGCCGGTTAATAAATATCTTGAGTTTTGCCGTATC
This window encodes:
- a CDS encoding thymidylate synthase, putative (KEGG: deg:DehalGT_0699 thymidylate synthase, putative), which gives rise to MRISRVEARDLSEAWFLCLREVLAYGYEYTIDRGSYAGQQRRELDMITLQIQNPGNRPIIPDVPPGVPPPTTMGYLDHYLPYLMTAQRAEGEQYTYGQYLESQIAEVIRMYREEGFNTNQAFMTVGNPEAISLADPPCLRSVDTRVRYGKLHFVVYFRSWDLWAGFPSNLAALQLLKEYMAGEIGVEDGQIIAISKGLHLYDYSWEIARTACGLD